One window of the Salvia miltiorrhiza cultivar Shanhuang (shh) chromosome 6, IMPLAD_Smil_shh, whole genome shotgun sequence genome contains the following:
- the LOC130990059 gene encoding E3 ubiquitin-protein ligase RSL1-like: MESQQMALSCNDEYIASIIVSSSENPQINGTLMSDDDFAQELQLQEVIISSLINPRPAKSSAEIGESSKTAAEEGGGESSSQSQSLCEICAEKKDAGSMFPLLGCSHSFCKDCISRHVTIKVKKRAIADAAAALACPGAGCGGSLDAAACRAALAPKAAAAWDELLCEAAIAAAERVYCPYRNCSALLVDDGGGGEIREAECPVCRRLFCARCGVPWHAGVDCEGFSKLGKDEREREDLMVHDLAEKKKWKRCKRCRFFVEKRSGCLHITCRCGYEFCYACGKTWSSTHGGCQ; the protein is encoded by the exons ATGGAATCCCAACAAATGGCCCTATCCTGCAACGACGAATACATCGCTTCAATCATCGTCAGCAGCTCcgaaaatccccaaatcaaCGGAACCCTAATGTCCGACGACGATTTCGCACAAGAACTGCAGCTGCAGGAAGTCATTATCTCTTCGCTAATCAACCCCCGCCCAGCGAAATCCTCCGCCGAAATCGGCGAATCGTCGAAAACGGCGGCggaggaaggcggcggagaGTCGTCTTCGCAATCGCAGTCCCTCTGCGAGATCTGCGCGGAGAAGAAAGACGCCGGCAGCATGTTCCCGCTGCTCGGCTGCAGCCACAGCTTCTGCAAGGACTGCATCTCCCGCCACGTCACGATCAAGGTGAAGAAGCGCGCCATCGCCGACGCGGCGGCGGCGCTGGCCTGCCCCGGGGCGGGATGCGGAGGCTCCCTCGACGCCGCCGCGTGCAGGGCGGCGCTGGCGcccaaggcggcggcggcgtgggACGAGTTGCTGTGCGAGGCGGCGATCGCGGCGGCGGAGCGGGTGTACTGCCCCTACCGGAACTGCTCGGCGCTGCTGGTggacgacggcggcggcggggaGATCCGGGAGGCGGAGTGCCCGGTGTGCCGGAGGCTGTTCTGCGCGAGGTGCGGCGTGCCGTGGCACGCGGGGGTGGACTGCGAGGGGTTCTCGAAGCTGGGgaaggatgagagagagagggaggatttGATGGTGCATGATCTCGCCGAGAAGAAGAAGTGGAAGAGATGTAAGCGTTGCAGGTTCTTCGTCGAGAAGCGTAGCGGATGCTTGCACATTACATGCAG GTGTGGATATGAGTTCTGCTATGCATGCGGAAAAACTTGGAGTTCTACACATGGTGGCTGCCAATGA